A genomic window from Rattus norvegicus strain BN/NHsdMcwi chromosome 9, GRCr8, whole genome shotgun sequence includes:
- the Tfap2b gene encoding transcription factor AP-2-beta isoform X3, giving the protein MGDSLSLHGLGHPGMEDVQSVEDANNSGMNLLDQSVIKKVPVPPKSVTSLMMNKDGFLGGMSVNTGEVFCSVPGRLSLLSSTSKYKVTVGEVQRRLSPPECLNASLLGGVLRRAKSKNGGRSLRERLEKIGLNLPAGRRKAANVTLLTSLVEGEAVHLARDFGYICETEFPAKAVSEYLNRQHTDPSDLHSRKNMLLATKQLCKEFTDLLAQDRTPIGNSRPSPILEPGIQSCLTHFSLITHGFGAPAICAALTALQNYLTEALKGMDKMFLNNTTNRHTSGEGPGSKTGDKEEKHRK; this is encoded by the exons ATGGGCGACAGCCTCTCATTGCACGGCCTTGGGCATCCCGGCATGGAAGACGTGCAG TCAGTTGAAGATGCCAATAACAGCGGCATGAACCTATTGGACCAGTCAGTCATTAAAAAAG TTCCTGTCCCTCCCAAATCTGTGACTTCTCTAATGATGAATAAAGATGGCTTCTTGGGAGGAATGTCAGTCAACACCGGCGAGGTATTTTGCTCAGTCCCAGGCCGCTTATCTCTACTCAGTTCAACTTCCAAGTACAAAGTTACTGTGGGCGAAGTTCAGAGAAGGCTCTCGCCCCCTGAATGCCTCAATGCGTCTCTCCTGGGCGGCGTCCTCAGAag AGCCAAATCGAAAAATGGGGGGAGATCCTTGAGAGAAAGGCTAGAAAAAATCGGTTTGAATTTACCCGCGGGCAGGCGCAAAGCAGCAAATGTCACGTTACTCACCTCCCTGGTAGAAG GGGAAGCGGTTCACTTAGCTCGGGATTTTGGGTATATTTGTGAAACAGAGTTCCCTGCTAAAGCCGTATCTGAGTATTTGAACAGACAGCACACGGACCCCAGTGATCTGCACTCCAGAAAGAATATGCTGCTGGCCACCAA GCAACTTTGTAAAGAATTTACGGATCTGCTGGCTCAGGACCGGACACCGATCGGAAACAGCCGGCCCAGCCCCATCCTGGAGCCGGGCATCCAAAGCTGTCTCACGCACTTCAGTCTCATCACGCACGGCTTCGGTGCCCCGGCCATTTGCGCTGCGCTCACCGCCCTGCAGAACTATCTCACCGAGGCTCTCAAAGGCATGGACAAGATGTTCTTGAACAACACCACTAACAGGCACACGTCTGGGGAAGGCCCAGGTAGTAAAACTGGCGACAAGGAGgagaaacacaggaaatga
- the Tfap2b gene encoding transcription factor AP-2-beta isoform X2 — MHSPPRDQAAIMLWKLVENVKYEDIYEMLVHTYSSMDRHDGVPSHSSRLSQLGSVSQGPYSSAPPLSHTPSSDFQPPYFPPPYQPLPYHQSQDPYSHVNDPYSLNPLHQPQQHPWGQRQRQEVGSEAGSLLPQPRAALPQLSGLDPRRDYHSVRRPDVLLHSAHHGLDAGMGDSLSLHGLGHPGMEDVQSVEDANNSGMNLLDQSVIKKVPVPPKSVTSLMMNKDGFLGGMSVNTGEVFCSVPGRLSLLSSTSKYKVTVGEVQRRLSPPECLNASLLGGVLRRAKSKNGGRSLRERLEKIGLNLPAGRRKAANVTLLTSLVEGEAVHLARDFGYICETEFPAKAVSEYLNRQHTDPSDLHSRKNMLLATKQLCKEFTDLLAQDRTPIGNSRPSPILEPGIQSCLTHFSLITHGFGAPAICAALTALQNYLTEALKGMDKMFLNNTTNRHTSGEGPGQRAPRV; from the exons GACCGGCACGATGGCGTCCCAAGCCATAGCTCGAGACTCTCTCAGCTGGGCTCTGTGTCTCAAGGACCTTACTCGAGCGCCCCGCCGCTGTCCCACACGCCATCATCGGACTTCCAGCCACCCTACTTCCCGCCCCCCTACCAGCCGCTACCCTACCACCAAAGTCAAGACCCGTACTCCCACGTCAACGATCCCTACTCCCTGAACCCTCTGCATCAGCCCCAGCAGCACCCGTGGGGGCAACGACAACGCCAAGAAGTGGGTTCAGAAGCCGGCtctctcctgccccagccccGGGCAGCCTTGCCCCAGCTCTCCGGCCTTGACCCCAGAAGGGACTACCACTCTGTCCGCCGGCCGGACGTGCTGCTGCATTCCGCACACCACGGCCTGGACGCCGGCATGGGCGACAGCCTCTCATTGCACGGCCTTGGGCATCCCGGCATGGAAGACGTGCAG TCAGTTGAAGATGCCAATAACAGCGGCATGAACCTATTGGACCAGTCAGTCATTAAAAAAG TTCCTGTCCCTCCCAAATCTGTGACTTCTCTAATGATGAATAAAGATGGCTTCTTGGGAGGAATGTCAGTCAACACCGGCGAGGTATTTTGCTCAGTCCCAGGCCGCTTATCTCTACTCAGTTCAACTTCCAAGTACAAAGTTACTGTGGGCGAAGTTCAGAGAAGGCTCTCGCCCCCTGAATGCCTCAATGCGTCTCTCCTGGGCGGCGTCCTCAGAag AGCCAAATCGAAAAATGGGGGGAGATCCTTGAGAGAAAGGCTAGAAAAAATCGGTTTGAATTTACCCGCGGGCAGGCGCAAAGCAGCAAATGTCACGTTACTCACCTCCCTGGTAGAAG GGGAAGCGGTTCACTTAGCTCGGGATTTTGGGTATATTTGTGAAACAGAGTTCCCTGCTAAAGCCGTATCTGAGTATTTGAACAGACAGCACACGGACCCCAGTGATCTGCACTCCAGAAAGAATATGCTGCTGGCCACCAA GCAACTTTGTAAAGAATTTACGGATCTGCTGGCTCAGGACCGGACACCGATCGGAAACAGCCGGCCCAGCCCCATCCTGGAGCCGGGCATCCAAAGCTGTCTCACGCACTTCAGTCTCATCACGCACGGCTTCGGTGCCCCGGCCATTTGCGCTGCGCTCACCGCCCTGCAGAACTATCTCACCGAGGCTCTCAAAGGCATGGACAAGATGTTCTTGAACAACACCACTAACAGGCACACGTCTGGGGAAGGCCCAG
- the Tfap2b gene encoding transcription factor AP-2-beta isoform X1, which produces MHSPPRDQAAIMLWKLVENVKYEDIYEMLVHTYSSMDRHDGVPSHSSRLSQLGSVSQGPYSSAPPLSHTPSSDFQPPYFPPPYQPLPYHQSQDPYSHVNDPYSLNPLHQPQQHPWGQRQRQEVGSEAGSLLPQPRAALPQLSGLDPRRDYHSVRRPDVLLHSAHHGLDAGMGDSLSLHGLGHPGMEDVQSVEDANNSGMNLLDQSVIKKVPVPPKSVTSLMMNKDGFLGGMSVNTGEVFCSVPGRLSLLSSTSKYKVTVGEVQRRLSPPECLNASLLGGVLRRAKSKNGGRSLRERLEKIGLNLPAGRRKAANVTLLTSLVEGEAVHLARDFGYICETEFPAKAVSEYLNRQHTDPSDLHSRKNMLLATKQLCKEFTDLLAQDRTPIGNSRPSPILEPGIQSCLTHFSLITHGFGAPAICAALTALQNYLTEALKGMDKMFLNNTTNRHTSGEGPGSKTGDKEEKHRK; this is translated from the exons GACCGGCACGATGGCGTCCCAAGCCATAGCTCGAGACTCTCTCAGCTGGGCTCTGTGTCTCAAGGACCTTACTCGAGCGCCCCGCCGCTGTCCCACACGCCATCATCGGACTTCCAGCCACCCTACTTCCCGCCCCCCTACCAGCCGCTACCCTACCACCAAAGTCAAGACCCGTACTCCCACGTCAACGATCCCTACTCCCTGAACCCTCTGCATCAGCCCCAGCAGCACCCGTGGGGGCAACGACAACGCCAAGAAGTGGGTTCAGAAGCCGGCtctctcctgccccagccccGGGCAGCCTTGCCCCAGCTCTCCGGCCTTGACCCCAGAAGGGACTACCACTCTGTCCGCCGGCCGGACGTGCTGCTGCATTCCGCACACCACGGCCTGGACGCCGGCATGGGCGACAGCCTCTCATTGCACGGCCTTGGGCATCCCGGCATGGAAGACGTGCAG TCAGTTGAAGATGCCAATAACAGCGGCATGAACCTATTGGACCAGTCAGTCATTAAAAAAG TTCCTGTCCCTCCCAAATCTGTGACTTCTCTAATGATGAATAAAGATGGCTTCTTGGGAGGAATGTCAGTCAACACCGGCGAGGTATTTTGCTCAGTCCCAGGCCGCTTATCTCTACTCAGTTCAACTTCCAAGTACAAAGTTACTGTGGGCGAAGTTCAGAGAAGGCTCTCGCCCCCTGAATGCCTCAATGCGTCTCTCCTGGGCGGCGTCCTCAGAag AGCCAAATCGAAAAATGGGGGGAGATCCTTGAGAGAAAGGCTAGAAAAAATCGGTTTGAATTTACCCGCGGGCAGGCGCAAAGCAGCAAATGTCACGTTACTCACCTCCCTGGTAGAAG GGGAAGCGGTTCACTTAGCTCGGGATTTTGGGTATATTTGTGAAACAGAGTTCCCTGCTAAAGCCGTATCTGAGTATTTGAACAGACAGCACACGGACCCCAGTGATCTGCACTCCAGAAAGAATATGCTGCTGGCCACCAA GCAACTTTGTAAAGAATTTACGGATCTGCTGGCTCAGGACCGGACACCGATCGGAAACAGCCGGCCCAGCCCCATCCTGGAGCCGGGCATCCAAAGCTGTCTCACGCACTTCAGTCTCATCACGCACGGCTTCGGTGCCCCGGCCATTTGCGCTGCGCTCACCGCCCTGCAGAACTATCTCACCGAGGCTCTCAAAGGCATGGACAAGATGTTCTTGAACAACACCACTAACAGGCACACGTCTGGGGAAGGCCCAGGTAGTAAAACTGGCGACAAGGAGgagaaacacaggaaatga
- the Tfap2b gene encoding transcription factor AP-2-beta isoform 2 (isoform 2 is encoded by transcript variant 2): protein MHSPPRDQAAIMLWKLVENVKYEDIYEDRHDGVPSHSSRLSQLGSVSQGPYSSAPPLSHTPSSDFQPPYFPPPYQPLPYHQSQDPYSHVNDPYSLNPLHQPQQHPWGQRQRQEVGSEAGSLLPQPRAALPQLSGLDPRRDYHSVRRPDVLLHSAHHGLDAGMGDSLSLHGLGHPGMEDVQSVEDANNSGMNLLDQSVIKKVPVPPKSVTSLMMNKDGFLGGMSVNTGEVFCSVPGRLSLLSSTSKYKVTVGEVQRRLSPPECLNASLLGGVLRRAKSKNGGRSLRERLEKIGLNLPAGRRKAANVTLLTSLVEGEAVHLARDFGYICETEFPAKAVSEYLNRQHTDPSDLHSRKNMLLATKQLCKEFTDLLAQDRTPIGNSRPSPILEPGIQSCLTHFSLITHGFGAPAICAALTALQNYLTEALKGMDKMFLNNTTNRHTSGEGPGQRAPRV from the exons GACCGGCACGATGGCGTCCCAAGCCATAGCTCGAGACTCTCTCAGCTGGGCTCTGTGTCTCAAGGACCTTACTCGAGCGCCCCGCCGCTGTCCCACACGCCATCATCGGACTTCCAGCCACCCTACTTCCCGCCCCCCTACCAGCCGCTACCCTACCACCAAAGTCAAGACCCGTACTCCCACGTCAACGATCCCTACTCCCTGAACCCTCTGCATCAGCCCCAGCAGCACCCGTGGGGGCAACGACAACGCCAAGAAGTGGGTTCAGAAGCCGGCtctctcctgccccagccccGGGCAGCCTTGCCCCAGCTCTCCGGCCTTGACCCCAGAAGGGACTACCACTCTGTCCGCCGGCCGGACGTGCTGCTGCATTCCGCACACCACGGCCTGGACGCCGGCATGGGCGACAGCCTCTCATTGCACGGCCTTGGGCATCCCGGCATGGAAGACGTGCAG TCAGTTGAAGATGCCAATAACAGCGGCATGAACCTATTGGACCAGTCAGTCATTAAAAAAG TTCCTGTCCCTCCCAAATCTGTGACTTCTCTAATGATGAATAAAGATGGCTTCTTGGGAGGAATGTCAGTCAACACCGGCGAGGTATTTTGCTCAGTCCCAGGCCGCTTATCTCTACTCAGTTCAACTTCCAAGTACAAAGTTACTGTGGGCGAAGTTCAGAGAAGGCTCTCGCCCCCTGAATGCCTCAATGCGTCTCTCCTGGGCGGCGTCCTCAGAag AGCCAAATCGAAAAATGGGGGGAGATCCTTGAGAGAAAGGCTAGAAAAAATCGGTTTGAATTTACCCGCGGGCAGGCGCAAAGCAGCAAATGTCACGTTACTCACCTCCCTGGTAGAAG GGGAAGCGGTTCACTTAGCTCGGGATTTTGGGTATATTTGTGAAACAGAGTTCCCTGCTAAAGCCGTATCTGAGTATTTGAACAGACAGCACACGGACCCCAGTGATCTGCACTCCAGAAAGAATATGCTGCTGGCCACCAA GCAACTTTGTAAAGAATTTACGGATCTGCTGGCTCAGGACCGGACACCGATCGGAAACAGCCGGCCCAGCCCCATCCTGGAGCCGGGCATCCAAAGCTGTCTCACGCACTTCAGTCTCATCACGCACGGCTTCGGTGCCCCGGCCATTTGCGCTGCGCTCACCGCCCTGCAGAACTATCTCACCGAGGCTCTCAAAGGCATGGACAAGATGTTCTTGAACAACACCACTAACAGGCACACGTCTGGGGAAGGCCCAG
- the Tfap2b gene encoding transcription factor AP-2-beta isoform 1 (isoform 1 is encoded by transcript variant 1), translated as MHSPPRDQAAIMLWKLVENVKYEDIYEDRHDGVPSHSSRLSQLGSVSQGPYSSAPPLSHTPSSDFQPPYFPPPYQPLPYHQSQDPYSHVNDPYSLNPLHQPQQHPWGQRQRQEVGSEAGSLLPQPRAALPQLSGLDPRRDYHSVRRPDVLLHSAHHGLDAGMGDSLSLHGLGHPGMEDVQSVEDANNSGMNLLDQSVIKKVPVPPKSVTSLMMNKDGFLGGMSVNTGEVFCSVPGRLSLLSSTSKYKVTVGEVQRRLSPPECLNASLLGGVLRRAKSKNGGRSLRERLEKIGLNLPAGRRKAANVTLLTSLVEGEAVHLARDFGYICETEFPAKAVSEYLNRQHTDPSDLHSRKNMLLATKQLCKEFTDLLAQDRTPIGNSRPSPILEPGIQSCLTHFSLITHGFGAPAICAALTALQNYLTEALKGMDKMFLNNTTNRHTSGEGPGSKTGDKEEKHRK; from the exons GACCGGCACGATGGCGTCCCAAGCCATAGCTCGAGACTCTCTCAGCTGGGCTCTGTGTCTCAAGGACCTTACTCGAGCGCCCCGCCGCTGTCCCACACGCCATCATCGGACTTCCAGCCACCCTACTTCCCGCCCCCCTACCAGCCGCTACCCTACCACCAAAGTCAAGACCCGTACTCCCACGTCAACGATCCCTACTCCCTGAACCCTCTGCATCAGCCCCAGCAGCACCCGTGGGGGCAACGACAACGCCAAGAAGTGGGTTCAGAAGCCGGCtctctcctgccccagccccGGGCAGCCTTGCCCCAGCTCTCCGGCCTTGACCCCAGAAGGGACTACCACTCTGTCCGCCGGCCGGACGTGCTGCTGCATTCCGCACACCACGGCCTGGACGCCGGCATGGGCGACAGCCTCTCATTGCACGGCCTTGGGCATCCCGGCATGGAAGACGTGCAG TCAGTTGAAGATGCCAATAACAGCGGCATGAACCTATTGGACCAGTCAGTCATTAAAAAAG TTCCTGTCCCTCCCAAATCTGTGACTTCTCTAATGATGAATAAAGATGGCTTCTTGGGAGGAATGTCAGTCAACACCGGCGAGGTATTTTGCTCAGTCCCAGGCCGCTTATCTCTACTCAGTTCAACTTCCAAGTACAAAGTTACTGTGGGCGAAGTTCAGAGAAGGCTCTCGCCCCCTGAATGCCTCAATGCGTCTCTCCTGGGCGGCGTCCTCAGAag AGCCAAATCGAAAAATGGGGGGAGATCCTTGAGAGAAAGGCTAGAAAAAATCGGTTTGAATTTACCCGCGGGCAGGCGCAAAGCAGCAAATGTCACGTTACTCACCTCCCTGGTAGAAG GGGAAGCGGTTCACTTAGCTCGGGATTTTGGGTATATTTGTGAAACAGAGTTCCCTGCTAAAGCCGTATCTGAGTATTTGAACAGACAGCACACGGACCCCAGTGATCTGCACTCCAGAAAGAATATGCTGCTGGCCACCAA GCAACTTTGTAAAGAATTTACGGATCTGCTGGCTCAGGACCGGACACCGATCGGAAACAGCCGGCCCAGCCCCATCCTGGAGCCGGGCATCCAAAGCTGTCTCACGCACTTCAGTCTCATCACGCACGGCTTCGGTGCCCCGGCCATTTGCGCTGCGCTCACCGCCCTGCAGAACTATCTCACCGAGGCTCTCAAAGGCATGGACAAGATGTTCTTGAACAACACCACTAACAGGCACACGTCTGGGGAAGGCCCAGGTAGTAAAACTGGCGACAAGGAGgagaaacacaggaaatga